The Rosa rugosa chromosome 1, drRosRugo1.1, whole genome shotgun sequence genomic sequence GTGTACCCATTAGTTGGGAAATGAATTCTGCACTCCAAGAATTGAAATCCACACTCTCTTTGaatattttaataatattttttcTCAACTCTTTTCTTATTTCTTGAAATACCCTCatatttattgttttatttcttttttcttttgtatctCTTTTTTCTCCAAAACCATGACTGAGAGAAAGAAGATTTAAATCTTCTGGCTTTCCCAACTGATCTTtctttttaaagacttcatctttCTATTTCTCTCGCTTCCAATTCAAATCCCTTTTTATTCTTCTTCACCTTTCTCACCACATTGCTCTGAAGCTTGATGGGTTCTCTCTAATTCCAACTCTTTTGGGTCTTTGTGGAGCTGCTGAACTTTTGGCTTAAGGGGGCTCAAAGGTTTTGATTTTAAATGAAGCCTTTTGAAAAGAATGAAGCTGATTTGGAAGATGGAAAGTTGGACAAAGACAGAGATAAAACACTGCGAAGTAATAAGGTGGTCAAAATACAAAACCAGTCCCTATTGTCTGGTCTTGCATATTGCATATCTTCCTGCAGCATGATACTAGTTAACAAATTCGTCCTTTCCAGCTATGATTTTAATGCTAAAATTTGTTTGATGCTGTACCAGAACCTCATCTCAGTTATTATTGTGTCTACATTGAGTTTGCTGGGAATAATATCAACGGAACCACGACAGAGAGAAACTCGAGGCCCCATTGACTCGAGGAACCATTACCAGAATCGAAAGCCTAATCGGCTCCAAGCTTAATCAACCTAGACTTTATCCAATTGCACAAATAGCCCCCTTTTGGGTTTGACCACCCTTTTTCATTTTCCTCACCAACGcaggcagaagaagaagaagaagtagtgGCGTCAGAGGCATCGTGGTTGGCCCAATCGAAGCTTCCCGGCAGGGAATCCAAGCTGCAATCGCCGATCGGCGTGGACTTGAAGCCCTGGGCCCTGGGCCTGGTCCAAAATAGAGCCTTTGGGGGTGAAGCAAAGCGGAGGAGGCCGAAATGTTATCATAGAAATGGGGAGGtttggagaaggaagagagagagaaaagaaaaaataaaaaaagtaacaCAATAAGTCTGAGAGCATTTCAGGAAGTTTGAAGAGAGTTGAGAGAAAATATTATTAAACTATTCAaagggagtgtgaatttcaatTCTTGGAGTGCAGATTTCAGTTTCCTATAAATATAGTGGAATACTGTTTTTCTACCAGATAAACGTAGGCAAAAATTTTGTTGAACCACCTTAAATCTGTGTTCTTGTGCTCGTAATTTTGTGATTGTTTCTTTTGGTGTATTGTGCTTATTTATACTTTTCGACTCTACATATTGACCGATTCTCAACATTATCCGCACCACATAGTACGGCTAAGTTGCTCCCTTGTGAAAATTAATGAGAACGAAGGTGGAGGATGATTGAGTTGTGTGACTTGTGTGTAGTCGAGTCGAGACTAGTCTAAACGACGCCGTTTAATATAAGAAGGCAAAGACCCTGCTCCGTCACAAAGCCATTTCCGTCACAACGCACAAGTTCCTCTTCCTCTTTACtcttatatttctctctcttcaaccGGCAAAACCCTGAAAACCTTAAACCCTGACCGCCATGGGATATCGTGAAACTTCTCCGAAGCCGTCCCCGGACCAGGTCGTCGACGTGGTCGGCGGAACCTTCGGAGTAGGCTTCGTCTTCGGAGGCGCCCTTCACTTCCTCAAAGGAATCTACAACTCGCCGGGTGGCGCGCGTCTCGCCGGCGCCGCCCAGGCCATCCGTATCAACTCTCCGCGCGTGGGCGGCCGCTTCGCCGCATGGGGCGGCTTATTTTCCACCTTCGACTGCACGTTGGAGCACATGCGGCAAAAAGAGGACCCCTGGAATCAGATCATCGCCGGCGCGGCCGCCGGCGGCTTCCGCCAGATGCGGCAGGGGTTCGGCGCGACGGCGAGGTCCGCCGCCGTGGGAGGGGTACTGTTGGCCCCACTCGGAGGCTTCGAGATCACGATGGACAAGTTCTTGGAGCAGTATCATCATCAGCATTGGTACGTGACTGAGGAACCTGGTGCTAGTATGCCCGGTCTACCTGGGCCGGAGGCGGTTAGGTCAGAAGGAAGTGCTAAGCCGGAGGCGGTTGGGTCAGAAGGAAGCTCCTCCGGTGGTTCGTGGTTTGGGAAAGGCAAAGAGTCTGAGGCGGCCAGCAGCGGAAGCGAGACGAAGGTTCTGGAGAGTTTTGATGCGCCTCCGGTGCAGGGTTTTGAGATCAAAGTGACGTGGAGGGCTGATTAGAAAGGTTAGTAATTGTAAATAGGAGGGCTGGAATGGAACTGACGGATTTGAGGAAGTTGCATTTTGAGTTCAAGTGATCCAGGTTCGGATTAGAAAGGTTAGTATTTGTATTTAGTAGGGTTGGAATTGAACTGACGGATTTGGGGAAGTTGGGGATATTTGAGGTTTTTAAAATTCTAACACAGCTTCTTTCTAAGATCATGCAAGGTTTCAGATGAGTTCTTGAATAGCGGATTACGTTCTTTGTTTTGTGACCTTTGCTAAATGCTTTGAAATGTTGTCACTTGTGTTATGGGTGGCTGCTGCATATTCATGATATGGCTTTAAATGGTCATTTGTAAGCAGGACATTTGCCAGAACTAGGTGCCAATTACTGCTCTAACTTGGTTGGCTCTGTAGGTGAAGCCAGACTAGTAGCATTTTAGGGTTTGTGCACTAGACCTGGTGGCCGTGCCTTATTATTTGCTTTTCTTGTGTTTATACTTTATATGTTCTTATGTTTGCATGTCATGTATGATCTTTTCAATGCTTGGAAAAAGGAGGTACTTCTGTAATGTTAGTAGTGCGTGGTTGGTTCTGGTATATACCCATCAAGCACTATTATCTTTTGGTAGCTTGCTATTTAGAAGCAGGAGTTGCACTTATGTGGTATTCTGTGTTTAGTTTATGCAGCTAGAATTTGAATGATACGATTGCAGAGAAAGAACCCTGTGCCTAGAAATTACTGAAATTGAATGATACGATCGCCACTTTGATTATGGATGCTTTTAGCCACTGATAGGTGGTTCTGTTGTCTTCTCTTTTAGTCATTCAGtttgtgaagcttaatgcattCTGCAAATGCCATGCAATTTTCCATTCTTTCACACAATATCGACTAAAGGATGGCACATTGTTTAGTCTCAGACAATCAATTTTTATTCTGTCGAACTCGAGCATTATCGTCATTGTTCAGTGGTTCATATTCTAAAGTCTAAACTAGATGGAGACATGGAGTATAGATCAATCAAAACCGTTTAGATTTGTCTCCAACTATATTCTCAAGAAGTTTGGTGACGTTGATCCCTTGTTTCATGGGTGATAGCCTCGGGTTCAATACTTATTGTAGCCAAGTGCCTTCAGAAACCAGTATATTTACTGACTTCTGAAGGCActcggctacaaaaaaaaaaaaaaaaaaaaaagggaccatCCTCCCGAATTTTTCATTGAATTTAATCATTCATTACATTTGAAGCACTCCAGCAAAAGAAAACTCCTCCAACAAAAGAAACAACTTGAAAAACAAGGCTATTTTACCAAGCTAGtaaaatgttaaaaaaaaacatatgctCAACTACAATATAGACATCTGATCTCAAACACGTGTCACAACATTGCACATGGACCGTTGATCttcttaaaaacaaaacacCAAAAATCCATCCCAAAAATTGAGATAATACAAAGAATGATCCTCAAAATAGTCAAACAcaattgtaaccaaaaaaaaaaatagtcaaaCACATTTCACCTCCTCTCCTTCCCCAACTCTCCCATCACTTCCACTCCCACTGCACCGCTCTCCTCCGCCGCACCATGGCCGCCGCCTCCACCGAGCCCGCCGTAAGTCCATCAACCACCCGCGTGGGCTGGATCGGCACCGGAGTCATGGGCCGGTCCATGTGCGGCCACCTCCTCAAAGCCGGCTACACTCTCACCATCTTCAACCGCACCCTATCCAAGGCTCAGCCGCTTCTCGATTTGGGCGCCAAACTCGCCGATTCCCCACGCGCCGTCGCCTCCCAATCCGACGTCGTCTTCTCCATCGTCGGCTACCCCTCCGACGTCCGCTCCGTCCTCCTCGACCCCACCTCCGGCGCTCTCTCCGGCCTCCGCCCCGGCGGCGTCCTCGTCGACATGACCACCTCCGAGCCCTCCCTCGCCGTCGAGATCTCCCAATCCGCCGCCGCCAAATCCTGCTCCTCGATCGACGCGCCCGTCACCGGCGGAGACGTTGGCGCGAAAAACGGGACTTTAGCGATTCTGGCGGGCGGCGACGAAGCCGTCGTGGGGAAGCTGATTCCCCTTTTTGCCCTCATGGGTAAGGTTAATTACATGGGTGCCCCCGGGAAGGGCCAGTTTGCAAAGCTAGCGAACCAGACCATCATATGTTCAACAATGTTGGGCCTAGTAGAAGGCATGGTTTTTGCCCACAAGGCTGGGCTTGATGTGGGCCTGTTCTTGAAGGCAATCTCGGTCGGGGCGGCCGGGTCCAGGTCGTTGGATTTGCATGGAGCTAAGATTCTGAAGAGGGATTTCGAGCCGGGATTCTATGTGAATCACTTTGTGAAGGACTTGGGGATTTGTTTGAAGGAGTGCCAGAACATGGGGCTGGCTCTGCCGGGGTTGGCTCTGGCTCAGCAGCTTTACTTGTCACTCAAGGCTCATGGTGAGGGCAATTTGGGCACCCAAGCGCTCGTTGTGGCTCTGGAGCGCCTCAACAATGTGTCACTTGAACAACAGTCTGGGTTGACAAAGTAGTAAGAGTTACTACATGAGTGGGTATGTGTATGAATGTTCATCAAATAAGAGTCGATATTTGTTAGTTATTACTGCTGCTTCTAAATGCGATGATGCCTTTGCCTTTGTATGTTCTGGAATTGAATGTTTTACTCAGTTTTAGTAATGGCTTTTTAATACCATTGGGGCATGTTCCCTTCTTTTTGTATCTGTTCAAATTACTAGTGTATATAAAATAAAAGGTATagtatcaaaaaaattaaaaattaaattaaaaaattgataaaaaataaTGTAACTTTATTTCATGTGATTCTGTACCCATCTTTGCCAAGACGCAAAACAATAGACTATAACAATGTTTAACACATTTCAGCATGTCATTGCCTTTCACAGTTTCACATATGCTTTCATCCAAAACAAAACTTACTTTTTCATGAGAACGTTGTGTGCTGTAGCGTATGAAATGAATCGAAGTTGAAATCATGCCAAATTCCTATCCGTCCTACCAACCAATTTCTAGATTATATGCATTACAAAAGCCACATGCATAACTGCACCATTCAGAAAGCTTACCAAAAAGGAAAACAATGGGGGAGTGATTTGTGCCTTGTGGTTTAGTCAAGCTCACTGATCTTCTTCTCTTAACGCTGACAGTGAACTTGTACATCTTCCAGAAGAAAGCGAAGTGAGAAAAAAATGATACCCACTTTCAGATTTAGCCCCAAAATCAAGCACGCCTAGCTGAATGGATGGGTTGGTCTTGACTTGGGAGAAATACCAACCCACCCATCTAGATCCCCTTGTAATTTCAAATGCCATTTGCTACTAAACAACCACCCAAACCTCTTTTCTCTCCATGTCAGTATCACTGAACAACCAGACGTGCTAGAAATTCTATTCTAGACCAATGGAATCATTAATGGTTGGAAAGAAAATAGGGGAACAAAAATCCAAAGTATAATTTGTTGAGTCAAAGTCTTCCATCACAAAACACACTGCTTTCTCTGGTCTTCGTTCAACGATGGCGTTCTCTGTTCACGTTCTGCTCGTTGGCCGCCTTCAGGGAAGCTTCAAATGCCGTCTTCCATACATTTAATGTTACTTGTTTTGTCAGCAAGTATGTAATCTTACATTTCCGATCTAGAACATCACTCCCAACATGCCCGTACGTTTCAAATTGAGTGACGTGAAACATAGTATAGTGATTTAACCTCGCTCATAATAATATGTTTAACTCGCTCATTAACAAAATAGAATGTAGAATGTTAACCTGGTAAACATCCAACTCAGAAATTAATAGAATAACACTCGTCTATGTCCCGGAAATTACTTAGAAAGCGCACGTGGTTTTGGTCCCTCTTTCTAAAGCAGCAATACAATAAGATCAAGTCAACTAGTTGATCTATATTACTATTTCTTGCTTATAGATCgagcaaaaacaaaatttaacaGCTAACTGATTGGCACAGATCTTCCACCAGTTGTTAAAAGTGGTGTCCCGTATTTCCATTGACCAATTTTTCCAGGTCTTCCACTAAATTGCCAAATGACATGATGACCCTCCAATAATGTTATTATAACATCCCCAAATTTCCACGACTAGTTTGCGTTCCCACCTCTTAAAAACCAAATGGATCGCATCATTTTCTAATCAGCTTGTTTTGTTCTGAATCATCATCCCCATGGTTCTAACACGCTCTGAAACAGTTCAACCTCCATATCCAAAATGACTACACCAACCCCAAAATCCTCTCTCATCCTCCtcgtcttcttcgtcttcttcatccATGCAAACTCTCAGTCCCTTAAAAACCAAATGGATCACATCATTTTCTAATCAGCTTGTTTTGTTCTGAATCATCATCCCCATAACAGTTCAACCTCCATATCCATATCCAAATGAATCAGTTCAACCTCGATATCCAATTATCCATATCCAAATGAAACAGTTCACGCTCTGAAACAGTTCAACCTCCATATCCAAATGACTACACCAACCCCAAAACCCTCTCTCatcctcctcatcttcttcgtcttcttcatccATGCAAACTCTCAGTCCCTTCAAGACAAGGAATTATCAGTCCTGCTTAAATTAAAGTCATATTGGCTACCTCCACGAGCTTTCAGTCATTGGACTTCATCATCAAACTCTAGTTCCCACTGTAACTGGCCTGAGATCAACTGCACCGGAAACTCCGTCACCGGATTGAATCTCAACAGCGTAAACCTCACCCTTGAAGTTCCACCCTTCATTTGTGACCTCAACAACCTCACACACCTTGACCTTGGTAATAACTCCCTCCCGAGAGGTTTTCCTTTGTCTCTCTATAACTGCTCCAAGCTAGAGTATCTAGACCTCTCGCAAAACTACTTTGTGGGTACAATTCCTAATGACATCGACAGATTGCCTAAGCTTAAGATCCTCAACCTTGCTGGCAACAACTTCTCCGGTGACATTCCGGCGTCTATTGGGAACTTACAGGAGCTGGCTACTTTGGATATATACATGAACCAGCTCAACGGCTCTGTCCCTGCTGAAATAGGTGACCTCTCCAATCTTGAGCAACTCTGGCTCTCTTGGCTTCCCAAAATGGCGCCATGGAAGCTACCTTTTAACTTCACCAAGTTGAAAAAGATGAAGATATTGAAGATACgcgaagcaaatttgattgggGAAATACCAGAATCTATTGGAGAATTGGAAGCACTTGAAGTATTGGATTTGGCGTGGAACAAGTTGAGCGGGAATATACCAAGCGGTGTGTTTCTGTTGAAGACTTTGAGCATTATATATCTGTTCAAGAACAGGCTTTCAGGGGAGATTCCTCGAGTGGTTGAAGCACTCAACTTGAGCATCATTGACATCTCCGAAAACAATCTCACAGGGCCGATACCAGAAGGTTTCGGAAGCCTTACCAAGTTAACAGATATGAGTTTGTTCGAAAATCATATTTCAGGTGAGATTCCAGAGAGCATTGGCCGCCTGCCAAATCTTGTGATTTTCAAAATGTTCAACATGAACCTGTCAGGAACAATTCCTCCAGAGCTTGGAAAGCATTCGCTGCTCGAAGATTTCCAGGTTTCAGTGAATAGGCTTACCGGAAAGCTGCCAGACGGCTTGTGTAAAAATGGTAAGCTTGTGGCAGTTGTTGCTTATGAGAATAGTCTCACTGGGGAGCTACCAAGCTCTCTTGGAAATTGTGATAGTCTGCTGATAGTCAATGTCTATGATAACATGCTATCTGGGGACATTCCTAGTGGTATGTGGAATGCATTGAATTTGAGTTATGTGATGATGAGCAACAATTCGTTCACGGGTGAGCTTCCTGAGAAGATGTCATATAATCTTCAAAGGCTGGAAATCGGAGATAACAAGTTTTCAGGTCAGATTCCAAGAAGGGTGTCTTCCTGTAAGAATCTGCAAGTTTTTGATGCTGGTAACAACCTCTTCAATGGTAGTATTCCTCAGGAATTAACTACTCTTCGGAGCTTGACGACTCTGACCCTGCATCAGAATCAGCTTAGCGGGCCACTTCCATCAGATTATGCAATGTCACTAAACTCTCTTGATCTGCGTAGAAATCAACTCTCCGGACCAATTCCAGAGATACTTGGTGGTTTGCCCGCCCTTACTGTGTTGGACCTTTCTGAAAACCAGTTTTCAGGTCAAATTCCAAATCAACTTGGCCATCTGAAACTCAACGATGAGTTCAACCTCTCTTCAAATCTCCTCACTGGCGAGATCCCAAATTCATTTGAAAACTCTGCATATGATACAAGCTTCTTGAACAATACCGATCTTTGTGCAAGAACCAGTGTTGTGAATCTCAATATATGCTCTCAATCGCCAAATTCCAGCAAGATTTCAACTCGGTCCCTTGCTTTGATCTTAAGTCTAAGCGCGGTGTTGTTCGTGTTGGTTTTGTCCTTATTAATCTTCTTTGTTAGAGGTTGCTGGAGGAAGGCTGGATCAGACGCAGACTGGAAGCTCGTTGCATTTCAGAGGTTGAATTTCACCATCTCACAAATCTTGTCAGGGTTGACAGAAAGCAATGTGATTGGAAGTGGTGGATCAGGGAGGGTCTATCGTGTACCTGTGAATCGTACAGGTGATTTTGTAGCTGCGAAGAGGATTTGGACCAACAAGAAGATCATGGTGGAGAGGCTTGAAAAAGAGTTTCTTGCAGAAGTCGAGATACTGAGCTCAATTCGACATGCTAACATAGTGAAGCTAATGTGCTGCATATCCAGTGAGACTTCGAAACTTCTTGTATATGAGTACTTAGACAATCGAAGCCTAGATCGATGGTTGCACAAGAAAAACAGGCCATACCTATCCAACCTCTCAAGTTCAGTCCATCATGTTGTTCTGGACTGGCCTAAGAGGTTGCAGATTGCAGTGGGAGCTGCTAAGGGCCTCTGCTATATGCATCATGACTGCGTTCCACCCGTTGTGCATCGAGACGTGAAATCAAGTAACATTTTATTGGACTCTGATTTCAACGCAAAAATAGCAGATTTTGGTCTGGCCAAGATGTTGGTCAAGCAAGGAGACCTTGCCACAATGTCAGCTGTTGCTGGTTCCTTTGGCTACATGGCTCCAGGTAATAACCTATACACAAAAATGCTCAAGTTAGTTCCCAAAGAAATATGTTATTTGTGAGCAAATTAGTTAACTCATCTTCTCAATTTGATTGCAGAATATGCACATACCAGAAGAGTGAATGAAAAGATCGATGTATATAGTTTCGGGGTCATCCTGCTGGAGTTGGCAACTGGTAGGGAACCTAATGAAGGTGATGAAAACACTTCTCTCGCCGAATGGGCGTGGCGTCGTGCTCAAGAAGGCAAACCTATCGCCAGTGCTCTGGACCAGGACGTCAAAGAACCCTGTTACTTGGATGAAATGTGCGCTGTTTTCAGACTCGGCATCATGTGCACCGAGACACTTCCTACTAATAGGCCTTCTATGAAGGACGTTCTGCAGATCTTGGTTCGAACTTGTCCTCCACCAGTTCGCAGGGAAAAGACTGAATATGCCGCTGCTCCTCTCCTCAAGAACTCGAGGCGGGAGAGAGTTTTGGAAGATCAAGATGGTTTGGCAACGAATGTGTGATAATTCCCGGAAGTGGACACCAATAAAAGGGGAAATAAGACGTGTATGTAGGCTAATATGAGATGCTAGATAGCGTATGTAGGCTAATATGAGATGCCTGTAGGCAGTTTATgatttgcatatatatatatatatatatatatatatatatattgagacCCCTTAATAGAGGAGCACCGTACGGCGACCATTTCAGACTGCAGATGATAGAAGTCCATTCTTCGTTTTAGTACAAGTACAATCATCACGATAGAATCTCCAACAGCAAAGGAAAAGGAACCAAAAAAAGATTGTGATAGCCCATAAAACTCCGGTTTTATTAATAGAGAACGAGAGAGAATATTCCGCAAAAGATAACTACTCAGTTTACATTCCCCCATTTTATTATGTAATCCAGCAGAATCGATCGTATACACTTATACCAACACAGCCTACGCACCCAGAAAGGAGCAAAACAACAGGCTGTGACACTAACTGACTAAAGCTTTAGCCAACTGAAAACTCCAACTGCCAATTATGATCCTTTGCCAATTACAAGCTCAAAGGACCATAACTTAAGGATTGGATGCAACATCTTTCGGAATAGGAGCTCAGAGCAGCTCCAACTGTTCCGAAGCAAGTTGTGAAAAGGCAAGGGGAAGGcaaaaatatacaaaaattGCGAATGTCACACTTCATTCATCTACCCTGGTCTCAACTATTTTACGACTCCTCTGCCCCAAGGTAATGGGAGTGAGAGGCTGCCAGGAGAGCAGCTCCAATTCCGGACCCATCATTTGAGTGCTCAACCGAGATGTGCTCAGCAACTTCATCACCCAACAACTCATAAAGAGTACTCTCCATGCAGACGCGGAATTCAGTGTAATGCTCAAACAAGCCACCATCCATTGCTACCACTGACTTGTGCTTCTCTCCATCCTTTACTGTGTCTCTACCCAACTTCTTAAGGACTCCCAGGATCCCAGCAGCGGAGAGGCGGGCCCCACGAGTGGCAACTATGTCGCATAATGCCACAACAGCCTTTCTCACTTTCAGTGATGTATTGGAGATCTGACAATTGTTGacaaatcaaaaaccaaaactcATTCTGCTGTCTTGAAATCGACTTGGGAAGAATTATAAGATAGAAAGGAATTATAGTTGCTCTTAGAACTGTGAGTATGACCATCTAGACAACAAAAACATGACCTATCATGCGCACTCTATGAAAAAGTGATTCGATGAAAGACATAGCCATTTTAACCTTTTCTTGTTTTCAGTTTGCTAACAGACCCTTCCAAAATAGAAAGTGCGAGAAAGGTAATAGAAATTATAAGGAGGCGAGATAGCAAAGTGATGATTTCATCAAAGAGTAGGAGGAAAGTACCTCTAGGATATCCTTGAGTTTGGTCCCAACTACTTTCAGATCCAGAGATGAGTCATGATGCATTGCGGACATGTCAGGAGTCCTGCAAATATTACAGCAATGTAAAGACTCGCTAACACTTACTCCACTTACAAATGGGTTCAATGAAACACATGCAGAAAGCCTATCCATACTTGAAGCTGAATAAATATTAAAAGAAGTTGCCACTGCCACAAAATACTAGGCCAAACAATCAGTCAAAAGTATCGCCATATACCTTAATATGAAAGGAACTTTCAGTTTGGGTGGAACAGTATCACCAAAAAAGGCAGCTTCTTCAGCCATCTTCAACAAAACTCTGCGCACAATCTCTCCCAAATACATCCCAGAAATAATCTTCTCAAAGATctgtaaaacaaaataaaatccaTGGTCAAATCTAGATCAAGCCATCTACCATAAGTCAATCATGTAAAAAAAACTTGGTAGTTACTTGATCTCCAGGGTTCAAACTCTCAGCATCAAGGGCTTGATCATATTCTGTTAGGGGAAGGTGTGATGAACGAAAGTTACCCCACTCCATGTTGATTACCTATTTATGAATGTAAGAAATGATTAGCTCTGACTGCTCTGTTCTAAATGGATAGAAATTAACCATGGAAGAAGGCATCAAACATAAAAATTCCTTTCCAGAAGGCTAGGGGCCATTGATATTATGACATTGTGAATCAACCATAATTCCATTAATTTTGACAGCAGAATATATCATATACTAACCATCTCTCCTGATTTAGGTAGAAGACCATGCCATTTTGGAATGGCATGTGCGCGTTCTACATAAGCGGCATTTGTTCCAGTGCCCAGAATGACAGCAGCAATTGCATCCGGATTGTGGTACCTACCTCCAGCTAATGTCCCAATTGTATCATTAACCTGCATCAGCCTGGCAAGTTAGGATTTTCGAAAATTGATTTAGCAATTAAACATTAACCAGGTGTAAATCAGCTCCTCGGAGCATAACAGGAAAACAGAGCTGTTGAAATCACAAAACATATTGGACTTACCAAAGCTGTAACACGCATATCCAAGCCAATTTTTTCCACTGATTTGGTGAGCTCTGCCACCACATCTTGGTCAACCTACATCATATCAACAAATGGAAATTATCACAAGAGGACACACTGATATTCTCTCAAATGGATTAGATATTCAATGAATAAAAGAATGTTTAGGTAGAGCTTATGCTTAGTAAGATAATGGATGGAATCATAGAAAGCTGAAAAGCAAAGCGAAACCCAAATATGACCTACATAACTAACTAAAGACAAAAGGTAGCAAAGTCAATACAGCAGGAAGTGTCAAAGTAATGAAGACTTGCCGCATCTTCAATACTGAATCCTTTTGTCCACTTCATAAGGGTCCCAGAAGCAATTGATGTTTGCCATACGGGAAATGAGAAGGTAAAACCCAGCTCCCTTAGCCTACCAGGTGCAGGATGAAAACCTTCTCCTTCAGTAGCAACAAATTTTGCTAGTGCTTCAGCAATAAAATCAAATAATCCCTGAAACCAAATCATGACAAATTAGTTTCAAGTGCAAACAACTTTAGGCAAGTTTGTTAGATTGCTTAAAGAAATACTAACTTCTGATGTCCCAGTCATCAAATGTGGTGGAATTGAAACTTCGTCAAATTCTTGTTTAATAACACGCTTTTCCTTCCCACCAAGTTGTACACGCAGGACACGGAAGTTTGTCCCACCAAGGTCTAATGCATAAAATAGACCTTTCTCATCCCTGAAAAATTAAGGACAAAAGTAAGGGGACTGAGCTATGCTTCCGATAGGCCCTCAATAGGGCTCAACAAGATCAGCTATTCAGCTAGTGTATTAGCAGAAAGCATCAATATAGTCTACCCAGCATGAGACTTCAATTTCTATGAATTTAGTATCTAAATTATGAATTACACAATCATTTCTAACAATCTTTCAATAGGCCCTCAACTTAATGCTGCCCCACTTTTCCAATTGAAATACAGTAGAAAACTAGAAGCACACTGAACACAGGACTCGTGAGTCGTGACATAACACAGCCACACACCAAGAAGAACATACCAAACATGAAAACTAATAAGTAAACAATAAAGTCCAAATTTGCAAACTTTCCAACCCTGTGAAGTGAACTCCCAGTTCATTACTCTATGGCGTTACCACCACCTTTCCTAAAGGCAGGCCATCATCTCTAGAAGTAgatctattaaaaaaaaaacactattcCCAAAACGAATACATATGCAACCTGC encodes the following:
- the LOC133727038 gene encoding mitochondrial import inner membrane translocase subunit TIM17-1-like translates to MGYRETSPKPSPDQVVDVVGGTFGVGFVFGGALHFLKGIYNSPGGARLAGAAQAIRINSPRVGGRFAAWGGLFSTFDCTLEHMRQKEDPWNQIIAGAAAGGFRQMRQGFGATARSAAVGGVLLAPLGGFEITMDKFLEQYHHQHWYVTEEPGASMPGLPGPEAVRSEGSAKPEAVGSEGSSSGGSWFGKGKESEAASSGSETKVLESFDAPPVQGFEIKVTWRAD
- the LOC133712145 gene encoding probable 3-hydroxyisobutyrate dehydrogenase-like 1, mitochondrial — translated: MAAASTEPAVSPSTTRVGWIGTGVMGRSMCGHLLKAGYTLTIFNRTLSKAQPLLDLGAKLADSPRAVASQSDVVFSIVGYPSDVRSVLLDPTSGALSGLRPGGVLVDMTTSEPSLAVEISQSAAAKSCSSIDAPVTGGDVGAKNGTLAILAGGDEAVVGKLIPLFALMGKVNYMGAPGKGQFAKLANQTIICSTMLGLVEGMVFAHKAGLDVGLFLKAISVGAAGSRSLDLHGAKILKRDFEPGFYVNHFVKDLGICLKECQNMGLALPGLALAQQLYLSLKAHGEGNLGTQALVVALERLNNVSLEQQSGLTK
- the LOC133712128 gene encoding receptor-like protein kinase 5, coding for MTTPTPKPSLILLIFFVFFIHANSQSLQDKELSVLLKLKSYWLPPRAFSHWTSSSNSSSHCNWPEINCTGNSVTGLNLNSVNLTLEVPPFICDLNNLTHLDLGNNSLPRGFPLSLYNCSKLEYLDLSQNYFVGTIPNDIDRLPKLKILNLAGNNFSGDIPASIGNLQELATLDIYMNQLNGSVPAEIGDLSNLEQLWLSWLPKMAPWKLPFNFTKLKKMKILKIREANLIGEIPESIGELEALEVLDLAWNKLSGNIPSGVFLLKTLSIIYLFKNRLSGEIPRVVEALNLSIIDISENNLTGPIPEGFGSLTKLTDMSLFENHISGEIPESIGRLPNLVIFKMFNMNLSGTIPPELGKHSLLEDFQVSVNRLTGKLPDGLCKNGKLVAVVAYENSLTGELPSSLGNCDSLLIVNVYDNMLSGDIPSGMWNALNLSYVMMSNNSFTGELPEKMSYNLQRLEIGDNKFSGQIPRRVSSCKNLQVFDAGNNLFNGSIPQELTTLRSLTTLTLHQNQLSGPLPSDYAMSLNSLDLRRNQLSGPIPEILGGLPALTVLDLSENQFSGQIPNQLGHLKLNDEFNLSSNLLTGEIPNSFENSAYDTSFLNNTDLCARTSVVNLNICSQSPNSSKISTRSLALILSLSAVLFVLVLSLLIFFVRGCWRKAGSDADWKLVAFQRLNFTISQILSGLTESNVIGSGGSGRVYRVPVNRTGDFVAAKRIWTNKKIMVERLEKEFLAEVEILSSIRHANIVKLMCCISSETSKLLVYEYLDNRSLDRWLHKKNRPYLSNLSSSVHHVVLDWPKRLQIAVGAAKGLCYMHHDCVPPVVHRDVKSSNILLDSDFNAKIADFGLAKMLVKQGDLATMSAVAGSFGYMAPEYAHTRRVNEKIDVYSFGVILLELATGREPNEGDENTSLAEWAWRRAQEGKPIASALDQDVKEPCYLDEMCAVFRLGIMCTETLPTNRPSMKDVLQILVRTCPPPVRREKTEYAAAPLLKNSRRERVLEDQDGLATNV
- the LOC133712136 gene encoding hexokinase-1-like; amino-acid sequence: MGKVAVGAAVVCAAVTCAAAALLVRRRLKSSRRWARAMAILKEFEDKCDTPIGKLRQVADAMTVEMHAGLASEGGSKLKMLISYVDNLPTGDEKGLFYALDLGGTNFRVLRVQLGGKEKRVIKQEFDEVSIPPHLMTGTSEGLFDFIAEALAKFVATEGEGFHPAPGRLRELGFTFSFPVWQTSIASGTLMKWTKGFSIEDAVDQDVVAELTKSVEKIGLDMRVTALVNDTIGTLAGGRYHNPDAIAAVILGTGTNAAYVERAHAIPKWHGLLPKSGEMVINMEWGNFRSSHLPLTEYDQALDAESLNPGDQIFEKIISGMYLGEIVRRVLLKMAEEAAFFGDTVPPKLKVPFILRTPDMSAMHHDSSLDLKVVGTKLKDILEISNTSLKVRKAVVALCDIVATRGARLSAAGILGVLKKLGRDTVKDGEKHKSVVAMDGGLFEHYTEFRVCMESTLYELLGDEVAEHISVEHSNDGSGIGAALLAASHSHYLGAEES